A stretch of DNA from Yoonia sp. BS5-3:
AAAAAATTCAACAGATTGCTGCGCACGCATGGCGACACCACGACTTTCTCCTTTTTCGCCACTCTCTTAACTAGCTGGGAAATGCCAAAACTGTCGTCCGGCAAAACGTGGCTGTGGGTCAGCAATTCTGCTAACTTCATTGCCCGCCCGTCGCTTAGTGGGTGATCCGGCGGCACGAAGGCCATTAACGGTTGGTGGCAATGGGCCGTGGTTTCAATCGCGTGGTGGTTCGAAAAATCATAAACAAACCCGATGTCCGCCTCGTAACGATCCAGAGCATCGACTGCTTCATCGCGACTGGAAACCGTGATTTCAAACGTCACATCAGGGTAGAGCTGATTGAATTCGGTCAGGATGTCGGGCAGAAAATTCTCGGTAATGCCCTCCACGGTCGTGATACGGATCACCCCGCGGTGCAGGGCGCGCAGATCGTCGATATCCGATTGTACCAATTGCAACTGCGCCTCAATCTTCAGGCCGTGCGCCCACAGTCTTTCACCGGCTTCAGTCAGGCTTACCCCGTCAGAGCGGCGATCCAACAGCACGCAATCCAATTCGTGTTCGAGCGCGGAAATCTGGCGGCTGATGGCAGACGCCGCCACATGTTGGCGTTCAGACGCACGCCGGATCGATTTGCACTTCGCAACTTCCAAGAAGTATTTCAAACCGTTTAAATTCATAGCAACGCCTCATTTTTCCGCACAAATACCGCCCAAGTATCAAACGCCTCCGTTGCCGATTTGGCAACGCCCGCGTCGCAAGTTAATGCTACCTGCTTTGAAATTTGCAATGCCATAGTTGATGAAACAATCTGGGTTCCGCTGGATTTGCACCCGACGCGCCCTTGTCTGTTTGGCCTTTACGGATCGACTGACCCGAATGTGCCTGCCCCAAAACAAGAAAAACACTGCTCGTCTTCATCCTGTCCAACAAAGGAAAATTCCATGAAATTGCTTTCAACCGCCTCCATCCTTGCAGCGTCCGTCCTGCTGGCCAGTACCGCGAATGCCCAAGACGTTATCCTGCGCCTGGGCCATACAGGCGCGCCGACCCACCACTACCAAACCATTTCCGAACTGTTTGCCCAGACCGTCAGCGAACGGTCAAACGGTGAAATCCAGATTGATGTTTACCCAGCGGACCAGCTGGGCAAACAGTTGGAGGCCGTAGAGGGCACGATGCTAGGCACGCAGGATATTTTCCTTGTCTCCGACACGGTGCTATCCAACTGGGTACCCGACATGGGCATCCTGAACCTGCCATTCCTGTTCTCATCGCTGGATGACGTTCATGAAGTCCTCGAAGGGCCTGTTGGTGACCAGCTTGAGACGAAGATGGAAGGGACCGGCGCGGTTGTGATTGGCTGGTGGATGGGCGGCTTGCGCAACATCACCAATAATGTGCAGCCTATCACCGACCCATCCCAATTGGACGGCGTGAAAATCCGCGTTCCCGAAGGCGAGGTTTTCGTTGAAACCTTCAAAGCCATGGGCGCGAACCCCGTCGTGATTTCCTTTGGCGAACTCTACTCTGCCCTGCAACTTGGCACCGCCGACGCACAGGAAAACCCGCCAGCCCACATCCTGACGCAAAAGTTCTACGAAGTGCAGGCATACACATCTCGCACGGCCCACATCTACCTCGGCTCGCCGCTGATCATGAACGAAGCCCTGCTAGAGTCCTTGTCCGACGAGCATCGCGAGATCATTCTGACAGCCGCGACAGAAATGGCTGCCGTGCATCTGCAAATGGTGAACGATTTGGAAGACGCGCAATGGGCCGAACTCGCGGCATTGGGCAATCAGATCAACGAAGTGGACCCGGCGCCATTTCGCGAGGCGACCGCTCCTGTGATAGAAATGTTCAAGCAAACGCTGGACGCTGGCATCATCGCAGAAATTCAAACCCAACTTGCCGATTAACCAAACCGGCCCGCAGGCCAGGTGTCTGCGGGCCAATCGGAAGGCCGCCAATGAAACTGTTTGATCTGCTAGAAACCTTCGTCAGTATTGTTGCCGGGGTTTGTTTGTTCGCCGTATTCGCGTTGGTCACAGCACAGGTGGCCAGCCGTTTCATTTTCAACTTCTCCCTCGCGGCGGCCAGTGAACTATCGATTTACGCGATGATCTGGTCGGTGTTTTTGGGGGCGGCCGTTGCGTTTCGTTCCAACAGCCACATCGCTATGGATATCCTAAAAAACAAATTGCCATTCTCCGTCGAACGGCAGGCAGACGTGGTGATCATTGTCCTACTCGCCGGCTTTTTGTGCCTCATCGCCACCGAGGGCCATGATCTCGCCATGCGCGCCATGCGCCAGACCTCTCCCGCCGCCAAGATCCCCGTGGGTTATATCACCATGGCCATTCCTGTCGGCTCAATCCTCGCGTTGGTCTTCCTAATAGAACAGCAAATGTGCCAGTTTCTAAAGGGCAAACGCCATGACTGAGATCCTGTTTGTCGCTCTGTTTGGCCTGCTTTTGCTCGGCGTGCCTGTGGCGTTTTCCCTTGGCATCGCGTCCGTCGCAGCCCTTCATTTTGCCAGCCCGATCCCGCTGATCATTGTGCCGCAAAAGCTGTTCAACGGTCTAAATTCGTTCCCGTTCCTTGCGATTCCGCTTTTCTTGTTGGCAGGCAATATCATGGCAGCCGCGCAGATATCGGAACGACTGGTTAAGTTGGCGGGCCTTGCCCTTGGCCGCTACCCCGGCGGGCTTGCGCAAATGTCCACAGGCGCGTCGGCGTTCTTTGGCGCAATTTCCGGCTCCGCACCTGCAACGACCTCTGCCATCGGGTCAATCCTGATCCCGTCCATGGTGAATCGTGGCTATGCACCGGCCTTTGCAGGCGCTGTCGTCGCGTCCTCCGGCGCTTTGGGGCTGATCATTCCGCCCAGCCTGACAATGGTGATCTACGGCACAATCGCAGACGTCTCGATCGGTGATCTGTTTATTGCAGGCATCCTGCCGGGTATTGTCATCGCCCTTGCCTTGGGCGTGGCGAATTATCTTTTGGCAAAACGCCACGGGCTGGCTGGTGAACCCGTGAATCCCGATGTAAAAGCCAGCAAGGTCATCGCCGAAAGCAGTCTCGCCTTGATCATGCCGGCCATCATCCTTGGCGGCATTTATGGCGGCATCTTTACCCCAACTGAATCCGCCGCCGTTGCCTGTCTTTACGGGCTCATCATCGGCATGTTCGTCTACCGCTCTATCACGATCAAATCCCTAGGACCGATCTTTATCAACACCGCGATCAGTTCAGCGATTGTCATGTATTTGATGGGTACGGCGAACGCGTTCTCCTACATCATAACAGCCGAACAAGTACCGCAGGCGGTTGCGGCGTCAATATTGGGTTTCAGCAGCAATCCGAGCCTAATCATGGTGATGATCCTGGTTCTGCTCTTGATCGCTGGCACGTTTCTGGACAACGTTGCTGCCTTGGTGTTGTTGGTGCCGACATTGGGCGCATTAATTGCCGCAGTTGGGATCGACCCGATATATTTTGGGGTCTTCACTGTCATCGCACTGGCCGTCGGTAACTTTACACCGCCCGTCGGGCTGAACCTTTTTATCGCGGCGCGTTTATCGGGGTCGCGTATGGAAGACATCTCAAAAAGCACGCTGCCCTATATCGGAGCCTATCTGGTTGTTTTGGCTCTTCTGATCCTCTTCCCCAAGGTCATTACGCTGTTTGTCTGACATCTCCCCAAATCTGACGGAGCCTAAATTGAATATCGAATTGAATGCTGTAAGCGCGACCGCGCTGGCTGCCGGCCTTGATGCTGGCGAGTTTACCTCCGAAGAACTGATCAAGGCCTGCTTTGCCGCCATCCACGCCCATGGGGATGATGCAATTTTCATAACTCTGATGAAGGAGACGGCATTGACAGCCGCACGCGAAAGCGACGCCCGCCGGAAGGCAGGTCAGTTGCTCAGCGATTGGGATGGCATCCCTGTAGCGTGGAAGGATTTGGTGGACATCCCTGGCACGCCCACAACAGCCGCAAGTGCGGTAAATGAACGCGTAGCACCGCCTGCGCGGGGTGCAGTAATCTTCGAAAATTGCACTAAGGCTGGATTGATCTGCATTGGCAAAACTAACCTGTCAGAATTCGCCTATTCCGGCCTTGGCCTGAATCCTCATTTTGGCACCCCCGTGAACCCGCATTCGACTGTTGAGCCCTTGGCGCCGGGTGGCTCGTCGTCTGGTTCGGCGGTCGCTGTTGCGGCTTCCCTTGTACCGCTGGCCATTGGCACAGATACGGCGGGTTCCGTGCGCGTACCCGCATCATTCTGTGGCATTACCGGCTTTAAATCCAGCCAATCCCATTACGAAAAAACAGGTATCTTCCCGCTATCAGACAGCTTGGATTCCGTCGGTAGCTTTGCCCATTCCATCGAAGATATCATTACATTCGACGCCATCCTACGCGGCAAAACCCTGAAACCTGTGCCAGCCGCACCCATCCCAAAACCAAACCTCGTCGTGCCAACAAACGTGGTGATGGACGGTCTGGATCCAGAGGTCGCCGCCTGTTTTGATCATGTCTTGGATAAACTCGAAAACGCAGGTTACGTCGTTACCCGCCGCGCATTTCCGATCTTTGATGAGGTAGTCGCTCTTTTCGCCAAACACGGCACACTGACCGTGGCAGAGGCCGCGACGCTGCATAAAGACCTGCTGGCCAGCCCTGATGCCGATAAAATGGACCAGCGGGTGCGTGAACGCATGGGAACGGCAAAACAGTTTTCAGCGCAAGACTATATCCAGCTACAATGGGATCGAATGCGCCTCGAACATGCCGTCCGAGAGACTCTCGGTCATGACATTCTGGTCTTTCCAACGGTGCCGATTACTGCGCCGTCGATCTCTGAGTTGGAAGCGGATAACAACCTCTTCGCACAGACCAATCTCCTCGTGTTGCGCAATACTATGTTGGGCAATTACTTGGGAATGCCCGGCGTCAGTATCCCTGCTGGCCAAGCGTCGGAAGGTGCACCGATTGGCACACTGTTTTCGGTGGCCCAATCTTTAGACTTGGAGTTGCTCTACCACTGCCGCTCTATTGAACGCTGTTTGGTCCGTTGAAATGGCATTTGGCGCTTGCAGCGTCTCCTCGCAATGGAGAGGCGAAGCTAAAGCGTGATTACTGGATGAACACGGTCGGCTATAGTCAAAATCACCGAACTCAAAACGCCCAGTACTTGAAAGCGGAACTTGGCCGCATTGCGGAAAACCGGCAACAATGGGCTCACAGTCAGCTTTCGCCGCATGATGCCCAAAGTCTGCTTTGAGTCAGCTTTAGTTGAAGTTTGGGTCAGAATTGCTCGACGCGAAGTGCGAAAATCCTCGGAAGCTTTATCGCAAAGAGTCAAAGGTTCATGACGTTCTACAACAGGCGGTCATTCGATCAGTTTGTCCGGTTCTTCGCCCGTCACAAGCCTGCGTTGATCGTCACGGTTGATCTTGTCTGACGTCAGCGCCTATGGGACAGTTTAGGCCGATTTGATAAGGGAGGGTTTCTGGCACATCGTAACCACCAAGGAGTGGAGATGAGACAGAAACCCGGAACACGTAAGAGCCACGGTGATAAGGTCGTCAAAGACATCCGCCGTGCGACGCGCAAACAGTATTCCGCCGAAGAGAAGATTAGGATCGTGCTGGACGGCCTTAAGGGTGAGGACAGCATTGCCGAGCTTTGCCGTCGAGAGGGCATTGCTCAGAGCCTGTATTATAGCTGGTCCAAAGAGTTCCTTGAAGCGGGCAAGAAGCGTCTGGCTGGCGACACGGCCCGTGCAGCGACGTCGACCGAAGTCAAAGACCTTCGTCGGGAATCCCGTGATTTGAAAGAGGTCGTCGCTGAACAAGCCCTGGAGCTACGGCTGCTCAAAAAAAGCATGCTCGGGGATGGGGAGGACGACGAATGAGGTACCCCGCATCTGAGAAACTGGAGATCATTCGCCTGGTCGAAGGCTCGCATCTCCCGATCAAGCGAACCCTGGACAAGCTGGGGATTCCCAGGACCACCTTCTACCGCTGGTACGACCGGTATATGTCAGGTGGCCCCGAGGCGCTTGACGATCGTAGTCCGATACTGTCACGGGTCTGGAACCGCATTCCCGAGCCCATTCGAGAGAAGATCAGGGACCTGGCTTTGCAGGAAAGCGACCTGTCTCCGCGCGAGTTGGCCGTTCAGTTTACTGATACAGAAAAGTATTTTGTGTCAGAGGCTTCCGTATATCGCATCCTCAAGTCTTATGATCTGATCACCAGCCCGGCCTATGTGGTTCTGTCAGCCGCCGACGAGTTCAAAGAAAAGACAACGCGTCCCAACGAGCTATGGCAAACCGACTTCACATATCTGAAGGTCATCGGATGGGGCTGGTTCTATCTCAGCACTATCCTCGATGATTACAGCCGCTACATCATCGCCTGGAAGCTCTGCACAACGATGAAGGCCGAAGATGTGACCGATACGCTCGACCTCGCGCTGCAGGCTTCGGGCTGCGATCAGGCGACGGTGCTGCACAAGCCGCGCCTGCTCAGTGACAACGGGTCGAGCTACATCTCGGGCGAACTGGCTGATTGGCTGGAAGATCAGAAGATGGATCATGTTCGAGGTGCGCCATATCACCCGCAAACCCAGGGCAAGATCGAAAGGTGGCATCAAACGCTAAAGAACCGCATTCTGCTTGAAAACTACTACCTGCCCGGTGATCTCAGACAACAGATCGATGCCTTTGTCGATCACTACAACCACCGGCGTTATCACGAAGGCCTGCAGAACCTCACGCCTGCCGATGTCTACTTCGGGCGCGGGGAGACTATTTTGAAACAACGAGAAAGGATCAAGCGAAAGACCATCGAAACGCGACGCTTGCTTCACCGCAAATCCGCCGCATAATCACGACAGCCAGATGCGCCAGACCCTCTCTTAGGTTAGGCAGCCATCTGTCCCAAAATCCCTGACGACGGACAAGAGGCGCAAAAGGCTGTTTTTGGTTTGCTGGAAAAGCGCGCTTATACTCTCTTCACCACGCAGGCCTGCCAAACCGACCCTAACAGGCCAACAAAATCCCTAATCGAGACAGACCGATGCTCCAACCTACCAGAGAAATTCTGGATCCTTAGATCGAACGTCACAGCGTCACATCAGGGTGAAGGCGCAACCGTCCCCTTCGGGCAAGCGCCGATACGACCCAGCCAAGCAACTGGATGAACGCCTCTGCCCAATGCAATATTCTATAGGGTGCGCTAAACCGAACCCGACAACTCTCCGCGACTTGGAAGAAGCTTTGTAATCACGTCTGCAGAACTTCTGCGCGGATTTGTGTCCATTCGGGTGCCTGTTTGTAGCGACCAGTTCGCAACGGCAATGCCAGCAGTGAATTCCGTTCAGCCAGAAGTACACCGTCACGCAACAGTCGGGCAATCGCAGCAGAAAGCTGCTCTTCAGAATACGGCACTAGCTTCGCGGCTAAACGATTTCGCCCTATAATGCAGGTGCAAACGTTGACAATATCAGATTCCAGCTTGTTGAGATGCAAATGTTTTTCCGCCTCATTCATACGACTGTCCACCAATGTCATCTCGGAGCAAGTATCATCCAGGATGTAGAACTTGGCGCTCGAATGTTGGGAAGTCCAGCTCTTAACTGCATCTCTTGCGCGGGTGGTATAGGATTTCGCGTTGTTGATATCTTCAGCGATCATCTCATGGTGATAACTAAATTTGCTCAGATCATCGCCTACGTCAGCGTATATATATTGGTAAGGCTTGGCCGGAGCCAATTGAATGTTATGATCGGTGGGATTGGTGAAGTACGGGCTGAACCTATCTGCCCGGACTGGTGCGAAGGCAGCTGGCGGCTGCAAGTGATGCAGCAATGGCATGATTTCTGCCATGCGATCATAGCTCTGAGGGTCTTCGCCCGGGAAACCAAAGATAAAACCCCAGTCAACATAGATTCCTGCCTGAGCGCAGAGCTTTAGCGTTTGAATGTTCTGTTGAGCGGTCACACCTTTCTTCATTCGTTTCAGAATGTCACTGTCCAGCGTCTCGATACCAGGCTGTATCTTTCGGATACCGGCTTCAGCTAATGCATTGATATGTTTAGGGAACAGATTTGATTTGACCTCAAAATGCATAAGATAAGGCGTTGGATCTTCTCGCAACATTGGAAGCAGGCTGTCGAAATAGGTGTAGTCCAGAATATTATCCACCACGACAAAGTCAGATCCATATTTTTTTGCCTGACTGTGGAACTCCTCGAATGCGCGATCAGGTGACTTGCTCCGGTAGGTCATTGCATTGCCGTTGAGGCCACAGAACGTACAGTGGTGCTTGGCGCCCCACCAACAGCCGCGAGAGGTCTCAATCGTCGGGGCAGGTTTCAACATTTCGCCAAGCCCGGGTGTTTGTTCAAAGCGTTCATAGAAATCTGAAAATTCAGGAATAGGCAGATCATCAAGGGCTGCAATCATGCTGCCGGATTGCTTGTTCGGCTTACGGCCTCGTATCGCAATTCCCGGTATGTCCGGCAACGGTTTTGAACGGGAAAAGGCTTTGACAAACGCTGGAAACGAGGCATCGCCTTCACCATTACACACGGCATCAATGCAGTCGAAACGATCCAGCATATTCTGGCCAAGCTCGGCCTCACAATTGGCACCGCCGAAGATGATCGTCGTATCAGGCGCATGCGACTTGAGCGCCATAGCAAAAGCGATGGAGGCCATATTTTGTTGGAAGGATGTGGTCACCCCAACCAGAGCTGGATTTTTTGCGGCAATGTCTTGCGCACACTTATCAATGAAACTGTGCGTTGCTTGCCGTGCGGTCAAAGCCACATTTGTGATTAATACAGCTTCCAGAGGGTTGGCAAATTCCGGCAACACATCTGTCAGATAATCGATGTCCAAGGAGTCGGGTCGATCAAACACGAGGTTTGAAAAAATCCATTCTCCTAAGAAGGCTTGGTAGAGCTTTTCATGCGAAAGGAGCAGATAGTTATCTATTCCGATCTTTTCGGCAAAATCGAAGGCGAAATAGCTGATGTCACAATTCATACCGCGCTGTCGCAACGCTGTCGCAAGTAGACTAACACCTAAATTGGGGTATTGCAGGGACGTAAAAGGTAGAGAAACAAGCTGTACGCTTTTCATCCCCGTCAGGTCAAGCATCCATACCTCAGCATCAAGCGCAACGAGACCCTATAATTCCGTCAGCTGATTGAAGGTAATTTCTCCTTGCTTTTCCAAGATCGGATCTTAAATCGTTATCCAACATTGCCAACTCCGTGGCTGTCAGAACATCGCTCAGCGTAAGGTGCGCACTCCCAGAGTCCGACCGATCTAAAGAGGCGTTATGTTGTGTTACAGTGCTGCGGTCACTTGAATAATTATTCGCCATAAAGAAGCCTTACATATGATTAAAACTATCTGGAGTGGTATTGCCTTTTAAGAACCTAATCAACCTTAAATTGGTGCGCCCTGCCTCAGTTGTGGCGAGCTTTCTCTTATACCCATCGGACCGACAACCATATCATCAAACCGCTATGGTAGATCAAACGAAATAGTTGATGTCACAACGCATTTCGCCCTATCGCTACGTTATTGCGACCAGACTAACACCTAAACTGGGGTATTGCAGGGACGTAAACTGCAAAGAAACGGGGTGGACGCGATCAAGCTCTGACTGCATCAGCCCATCACCGCCCCCTATGGTTAAAGACAGCGAGACCTGATAATACCATCTGTGGAGTCAAGGTAAGAACTTCTCAGTTTTTCAAGCACTTCTTTCAAACTTGTGTCTGTGTTTGTCTCTTTGAACGCATCAGCGATGGCTCTGATCAGTTCAACTGATTTTTGATCAACATCCCCTCCAACCAGAGTACTTATTCCCAGTTTTTTTAAAGTTTTCTCAGGGTTATTCGTCAATTCGTCGCGAAAACTCTCATCGACGATTGCGCGACCAATGATAGTCTGAACCTCGTCCAGCGTGAGATGTTTGTTCGCATGAGTGTGTTCGCCATCAGCCATCAATTATCCCTTCAAGCCACGAAATTGTCCTTATGGATAATAGTTAGCAACGATGCCCTACGGTCGTCAATGGAGTGCTTGCCCAAACATCGAGGTCAATATTTTCCTGTACTTATCGGTGGATTAAGAATGATATTGTGATACCCGACTTACTGGCTTTCGCGTCCAATGGTCCGTAGCCAATCTAACCTGTGCCAACTTCACCGACACGGAGGTAAAGCGTGTCTGATCGCGCGAAAACGCCCATCCCGCGCAAGCGCAACATGCATATCGAGGCGCGTGAACGAAAGATCTGCACGATTGCCTTTATTGATATTGTGCAATCGACCGCCCTGATTGAAGATCTTGAACCTGAAGACGCACTTGACCGGCTGGGCCCCGCGGTCGAGTTGATGATGGATACCTGCGAAGAATTTGGCGCTTCGGTACAGTATGTCGGAGATGGGGCATTGGCTGTTTTTGGGTTCCCGGTGGCAGATGAAAATCACTGCATTCGAGCGGTTGAAGCCGGGCTTGCAGTCATCGACCGTGTGTCCAAAATGAAGACGAAGCGCGTTGATATTCGAGTTGGCTTGCACAGTGGTCCGGTTCTCTTTGGCAACCTGTCGCACGCGAATTTTGACGAGCTGACATTGAGCGGCCCGGTTGTTCATTTGGCCAACAAGATACAATCCGCAGCACGTATCAATACGGTTGCGGTATCGCAGGCGGTTGTCGAGAGCGTTGGAGAGATGTTTCATAGCTGTCCGATTGGCGAAACCATCGTCAGCGGTGTCAATCAGCCGTTACCGCTTTACGAAATCACTAATCGTGATCAGGCCATGTCCCGGTGGAGAATGCGGGCCGGCCAAGGTCTCTCGCCCTTCATGGGACGAGAAAAAGATCTCAAAATGTTGAACGAGGCTTGGGCCTGTGCCAAAGGTGGGACAGGATCGGCGATCATGGTTGTCGGAGAAGCTGGCATTGGGAAATCCCGGCTTGTGCATGAATTCACGGGTGCCAAAGACAATACCAATACTCGGGTTCTGGAAATCAATGCCAATGCGCTGGACAAGCAGGTTGCGTATGCACCGCTGACACGGGCAATCAGTCAATCCTTGGACCTGTCGTTATCAGACCGCATCAAAGATTTTACAAATAGGGTAAGCGTGTATCTCGACACGGATTCTCCTTTCTATCGGAAACATGTCGGTGCCCTGCAATCGGTACTTCATTCGGCTTGTGATGATCAGGCTTGGGTGTCTCTGGCGCAAAAGGTTCGGCAGGAGGCCATTGTCGAAGCTTTACTTGCCATCATTTTTGGTATGGCCGAGCAGAAGCCACTTGTCGTGGTTTTTGAAGATATGCATTGGGCGGACCAGTACACCATGGCCCTTTGTCTGGAATTGATCCGGGTTGTTTCCGACCATCAGTTGATGGTCATTATGACATCCCGTACGATGAACGTCGTTCCACCAGATTTAGATAGAATCGTACAAAATCTGATTCTTGGGCCATTGGATGACCCATCAAGCCGCAACCTTGTCCGCACGCTGCTTAATCAGGAAAGCGATAGCGCTGATCTAAGCGCTTTCGTGGAAGAAATCTGCGGCAGAACACCGCTATTCATTGAAGAGATCATTCGGAACCTGAAGGCCGTGGGTATTCCGGACACCGGCTCTGTTGGGCAGGGGTTCAAGGTTCCTGACAGTGTGCAGCCGCTGATTGCACAACGTATCGATGGTCTAAGTTCTGCGGACCGGCAAACACTTCAAATCGCGGCTGTAATGGGTACGGAGTTTTCCGTGGATTTACTCAAAAGACTACTGCTTCAAGAGGGGCTGGAGGATATGCGTTCGTTAGCATCTCTGGCTCAGCTTGGTATCTTGGAAAACGTCGATGCGCCTGTGGCCAGATTTCATCATGCCCTGATCCAGCAAGTCGCGTACTCCACGCTCCCCAAACGAAGACAAAGACATCTGCACAGTCTTTTTGCAGACATCATTCAGAGCCTGAACAGCGTTACAAATTTGTCGACGATGCGCTCTCTTGCATTCCATGCCGAGAAGTCGCAACGTTGGA
This window harbors:
- a CDS encoding LysR family transcriptional regulator, which encodes MNLNGLKYFLEVAKCKSIRRASERQHVAASAISRQISALEHELDCVLLDRRSDGVSLTEAGERLWAHGLKIEAQLQLVQSDIDDLRALHRGVIRITTVEGITENFLPDILTEFNQLYPDVTFEITVSSRDEAVDALDRYEADIGFVYDFSNHHAIETTAHCHQPLMAFVPPDHPLSDGRAMKLAELLTHSHVLPDDSFGISQLVKRVAKKEKVVVSPCVRSNLLNFLRNYALRNQAVMFVPLQGVYSEVINGILVPVNLQCAAFAHRRLSIARRRQRALSPATELFAAFAEDRFTHWEDLDAEALLAAQQKWWTEPVLR
- a CDS encoding TRAP transporter substrate-binding protein, which produces MKLLSTASILAASVLLASTANAQDVILRLGHTGAPTHHYQTISELFAQTVSERSNGEIQIDVYPADQLGKQLEAVEGTMLGTQDIFLVSDTVLSNWVPDMGILNLPFLFSSLDDVHEVLEGPVGDQLETKMEGTGAVVIGWWMGGLRNITNNVQPITDPSQLDGVKIRVPEGEVFVETFKAMGANPVVISFGELYSALQLGTADAQENPPAHILTQKFYEVQAYTSRTAHIYLGSPLIMNEALLESLSDEHREIILTAATEMAAVHLQMVNDLEDAQWAELAALGNQINEVDPAPFREATAPVIEMFKQTLDAGIIAEIQTQLAD
- a CDS encoding TRAP transporter small permease, producing MKLFDLLETFVSIVAGVCLFAVFALVTAQVASRFIFNFSLAAASELSIYAMIWSVFLGAAVAFRSNSHIAMDILKNKLPFSVERQADVVIIVLLAGFLCLIATEGHDLAMRAMRQTSPAAKIPVGYITMAIPVGSILALVFLIEQQMCQFLKGKRHD
- a CDS encoding TRAP transporter large permease; this translates as MTEILFVALFGLLLLGVPVAFSLGIASVAALHFASPIPLIIVPQKLFNGLNSFPFLAIPLFLLAGNIMAAAQISERLVKLAGLALGRYPGGLAQMSTGASAFFGAISGSAPATTSAIGSILIPSMVNRGYAPAFAGAVVASSGALGLIIPPSLTMVIYGTIADVSIGDLFIAGILPGIVIALALGVANYLLAKRHGLAGEPVNPDVKASKVIAESSLALIMPAIILGGIYGGIFTPTESAAVACLYGLIIGMFVYRSITIKSLGPIFINTAISSAIVMYLMGTANAFSYIITAEQVPQAVAASILGFSSNPSLIMVMILVLLLIAGTFLDNVAALVLLVPTLGALIAAVGIDPIYFGVFTVIALAVGNFTPPVGLNLFIAARLSGSRMEDISKSTLPYIGAYLVVLALLILFPKVITLFV
- a CDS encoding amidase family protein; translation: MNIELNAVSATALAAGLDAGEFTSEELIKACFAAIHAHGDDAIFITLMKETALTAARESDARRKAGQLLSDWDGIPVAWKDLVDIPGTPTTAASAVNERVAPPARGAVIFENCTKAGLICIGKTNLSEFAYSGLGLNPHFGTPVNPHSTVEPLAPGGSSSGSAVAVAASLVPLAIGTDTAGSVRVPASFCGITGFKSSQSHYEKTGIFPLSDSLDSVGSFAHSIEDIITFDAILRGKTLKPVPAAPIPKPNLVVPTNVVMDGLDPEVAACFDHVLDKLENAGYVVTRRAFPIFDEVVALFAKHGTLTVAEAATLHKDLLASPDADKMDQRVRERMGTAKQFSAQDYIQLQWDRMRLEHAVRETLGHDILVFPTVPITAPSISELEADNNLFAQTNLLVLRNTMLGNYLGMPGVSIPAGQASEGAPIGTLFSVAQSLDLELLYHCRSIERCLVR
- a CDS encoding IS3 family transposase (programmed frameshift), which translates into the protein MRQKPGTRKSHGDKVVKDIRRATRKQYSAEEKIRIVLDGLKGEDSIAELCRREGIAQSLYYSWSKEFLEAGKKRLAGDTARAATSTEVKDLRRESRDLKEVVAEQALELRLLKKKHARGWGGRRMRYPASEKLEIIRLVEGSHLPIKRTLDKLGIPRTTFYRWYDRYMSGGPEALDDRSPILSRVWNRIPEPIREKIRDLALQESDLSPRELAVQFTDTEKYFVSEASVYRILKSYDLITSPAYVVLSAADEFKEKTTRPNELWQTDFTYLKVIGWGWFYLSTILDDYSRYIIAWKLCTTMKAEDVTDTLDLALQASGCDQATVLHKPRLLSDNGSSYISGELADWLEDQKMDHVRGAPYHPQTQGKIERWHQTLKNRILLENYYLPGDLRQQIDAFVDHYNHRRYHEGLQNLTPADVYFGRGETILKQRERIKRKTIETRRLLHRKSAA
- a CDS encoding RiPP maturation radical SAM C-methyltransferase, translating into MLDLTGMKSVQLVSLPFTSLQYPNLGVSLLATALRQRGMNCDISYFAFDFAEKIGIDNYLLLSHEKLYQAFLGEWIFSNLVFDRPDSLDIDYLTDVLPEFANPLEAVLITNVALTARQATHSFIDKCAQDIAAKNPALVGVTTSFQQNMASIAFAMALKSHAPDTTIIFGGANCEAELGQNMLDRFDCIDAVCNGEGDASFPAFVKAFSRSKPLPDIPGIAIRGRKPNKQSGSMIAALDDLPIPEFSDFYERFEQTPGLGEMLKPAPTIETSRGCWWGAKHHCTFCGLNGNAMTYRSKSPDRAFEEFHSQAKKYGSDFVVVDNILDYTYFDSLLPMLREDPTPYLMHFEVKSNLFPKHINALAEAGIRKIQPGIETLDSDILKRMKKGVTAQQNIQTLKLCAQAGIYVDWGFIFGFPGEDPQSYDRMAEIMPLLHHLQPPAAFAPVRADRFSPYFTNPTDHNIQLAPAKPYQYIYADVGDDLSKFSYHHEMIAEDINNAKSYTTRARDAVKSWTSQHSSAKFYILDDTCSEMTLVDSRMNEAEKHLHLNKLESDIVNVCTCIIGRNRLAAKLVPYSEEQLSAAIARLLRDGVLLAERNSLLALPLRTGRYKQAPEWTQIRAEVLQT
- a CDS encoding Os1348 family NHLP clan protein translates to MADGEHTHANKHLTLDEVQTIIGRAIVDESFRDELTNNPEKTLKKLGISTLVGGDVDQKSVELIRAIADAFKETNTDTSLKEVLEKLRSSYLDSTDGIIRSRCL